In Microbulbifer pacificus, the genomic stretch TTCCTTAGAAATGATCGCTATATTGGCACCATTCGTTTTAATACTCATATGTCTACTGCTGACGGAAAAAGAGTTCCTAGACCAGAATCAGAACATATTATTGTACATGACGCTCACCCACCAATTATAGATATGGATACCTGGAACAGAGTTCAAGATCGGATAGAAAAGCGTGATGTACCTCTTACTAATACTAAACTTGATTTTGATCCATGTGAATTGGCAGGTATTTGTGTATGTAGTAAATGTGGAAGGAAAATGGTAAGGCAAAGCAGTACCCAACATTATAAGAAGAAAGATGGTAGCATCAACGTATACCATAAAGAATTCTTATGGTGCACTACTGTAGGTTGTACTTTCGTTAAGTATAGAAGCATTGAAGAAGATTTATTAGAAACACTTAAACAAATTGCGGAACTGGATCAAAATACATTATCAAAGAGTATGGAGAATATGACAGTTAATGATATTGATAACAAAGGTTTCTCTACAGAAGAAATTCAAAATAACATCAAGATACGTAAAGAAGATTTAGAACGAAGAATGAAATTTATTTACGAAAAATTTGAATCTGGTATTTATGATGATGATATGTTTTTAAAGAGAAAAGCGGAGCTTGATAAAGAAAAAGAAGAGATTGATAAAATAAAGATTGAAGATGAAAAAGAAGAATCAATTGAACCTGTTGATCCACTAAATTTTAAATCGACGGTAAACTCAGTATTAGATGCATATGGACAAGCTAGCCATAAATCAGATAAAAATATTATTCTAAAAAAAGTATTCCATCATGTTGATGTTGAGATATTGGAGAAAGGTCGGGGAAGAAAACCAGCAATTCATAAAATAAGACCTCATTTAAGAAGCAGCTTCGTTGCCAAAGGTATTTGACAATAGTTAATTACCTTTGGTATTATGAATACACCACAAGTTCACTAATACTGTACTCATAAAACTAAAAAGGGAGTAGATGAAATGAATCTAAGTAAAAAAGCCACTAAATGGTTAGGTAGCATTGTAGTTGGAACAATCGTTAC encodes the following:
- a CDS encoding recombinase family protein encodes the protein FLRNDRYIGTIRFNTHMSTADGKRVPRPESEHIIVHDAHPPIIDMDTWNRVQDRIEKRDVPLTNTKLDFDPCELAGICVCSKCGRKMVRQSSTQHYKKKDGSINVYHKEFLWCTTVGCTFVKYRSIEEDLLETLKQIAELDQNTLSKSMENMTVNDIDNKGFSTEEIQNNIKIRKEDLERRMKFIYEKFESGIYDDDMFLKRKAELDKEKEEIDKIKIEDEKEESIEPVDPLNFKSTVNSVLDAYGQASHKSDKNIILKKVFHHVDVEILEKGRGRKPAIHKIRPHLRSSFVAKGI